A segment of the Sphingomonas kaistensis genome:
CGGCGAGAAATACTTGATGTAATAGAAGTCGTACTGGAGCTTGCGGTGGATGTCCTCGACCTCGGCCACGTGGCCCTGGTTGGTCTGCGCCCAGCCGGAGATGCCCGGCTTCACCACGTGGCGGTAGCGGTAGAAGGGGATTTCCCCGACGTACCAGTGGCTCAAGACCTCGGCCTCCGGGCGCGGGCCGATCCAGCTCATCTCCGCCATCAGGATGTTGAAAACCTGGGGCAATTCGTCGATCCGGCTCTTGCGCAGGAAATTGCCGACCCGGGTAATGCGCGGATCGAGATCGCCGGTCATCGCCGCCTGCCGCGCGTCTACCGGGCCGCCCTTGCTTTCGACGCGCATGGTTCGGAACTTGAGGACGTGGAACGGCGCGCCGCGATGGCCGATCCGGCGCTGGCGGAAGAAGACGGGGCCGCCGTCGTCGACCGCGATGGCGACCGCGGCGACCAGCATGATCGGAAGCAGCACGGGCAGTGCGACGAGCACCGCCGCGAAATCGATCACGGTCTTGAGGTGGAAATAGCCGCGCGCGGGGACCAGGGATCCAAAGCTGTTTTCCGACAGATGGTCGATCTCGACCCGGCCGGTGAGCGATTCTGACAGCGGCTTCACTTGGTAGACGATCATTCCGGCCAGCGCCGCGTCGGCAAGGAACGCCTCCCACTTGGGCGACAGGTCGGCCGAGAAGTCGGCGACGATCGCGTTGCAGCGCGAGGCGAGGTCGATCCGCGGCTCGTCGAGCTTGATCCAGTTGACGCCGTCCAGCGCCACCAGGCTCTTCCATTCGCCGAGCGGGACTACCCCGATCTGCAGCACGGTCCGGCGCTGGACGGTGAAATAGACCAGGTAGAACCAGGCGACGTGAAGGAGGAAGCCCGCAACAAAGGCGACGCGGTCATAGGGCAGGCGGGTGAAGAAGAAGAAGGCCAGCACCGCCGCATGGGCCGCTGCGCAGGTCGGCAGGATCACCAGGCTCGACCGGATGCCGGGATAAGGCTCGACGCTGAGCCGAAGCCAAAGGGCCAGGCAGACGGCCACGAGATTGGCCCAGAAGGCATTGAAGCTCGAGATCCACAGGGCTTCAGGCGTGACCACCAGGCGGAAGGCAAGCGGCAGGAAAGCCGCCAGCAGCATGGCGCCAAGCAGCTGCACCCGCCGGCGGCCAAGCCAGCTGTCGCGCCGCACGTGGGTCACGGGAGTAAAAGCCAACATCAACTCGAGCTCAACGCGCGACCGGACATTACAGGGTCCACGCGCCCTGTGTCGATTCCCTGGTCCACGGCCACAGGCGCTTGAGGTCGGCGATCTGCCCGCCGTCCTTGAGCAGAGCGGTCACGCGCT
Coding sequences within it:
- a CDS encoding sugar transferase, which gives rise to MLAFTPVTHVRRDSWLGRRRVQLLGAMLLAAFLPLAFRLVVTPEALWISSFNAFWANLVAVCLALWLRLSVEPYPGIRSSLVILPTCAAAHAAVLAFFFFTRLPYDRVAFVAGFLLHVAWFYLVYFTVQRRTVLQIGVVPLGEWKSLVALDGVNWIKLDEPRIDLASRCNAIVADFSADLSPKWEAFLADAALAGMIVYQVKPLSESLTGRVEIDHLSENSFGSLVPARGYFHLKTVIDFAAVLVALPVLLPIMLVAAVAIAVDDGGPVFFRQRRIGHRGAPFHVLKFRTMRVESKGGPVDARQAAMTGDLDPRITRVGNFLRKSRIDELPQVFNILMAEMSWIGPRPEAEVLSHWYVGEIPFYRYRHVVKPGISGWAQTNQGHVAEVEDIHRKLQYDFYYIKYFSPFLDLLILFKTLKTMATGFGAR